In Psychrobacter sp. JCM 18902, a single window of DNA contains:
- a CDS encoding FimV/HubP family polar landmark protein translates to MDNMLYIIAGLVLILIVAGLLLYKKKAQKPSAQPGMSTATPAAMPKTDHKTPAQSHKDDDNKFDHITIAQRFMDQQRYDKAIETLSRGLSEKPNDGQLSVKLLSIYATINQPENFNKVYDAIKTQNDSKSLALADELKALFSEEQNQVAAKEAPVEDNSHFESIDFDLPINQIDSKNALSDQPATSEDNRSTLIDDSMSNSAVTNTSYESSLTSDNVEDNFDLTLSDLESNISASEATDTAPVTSPLEMMDDESLNTANIDRTDNDVAVSAEDNDLSDLSDFDFSFDSSEETDAQATDSVIPDRPDSINDEMTLEDDAFILDFDDLATDVDKGVDETAEALSINTVQNDEENDFTLSLDSLDAPNNIETLTESEAPVLEENSDTDNFIIEEDRFETESFETEGFENINLEAQSLDNNDSEYALAEESSVTPTAPLLFDDNSLLDNEFDTHSSTALSPVAPIEDESTLTAEDAAETAEDFSSRFAADFDFVKSLDSTQVTLDLAGQYLQLGEYDSAKRLLNEVSIQGTSEQQNQAKVLLDRTA, encoded by the coding sequence ATGGACAATATGCTATATATCATCGCCGGATTGGTACTTATTCTAATAGTAGCCGGTTTACTATTGTACAAAAAGAAAGCGCAAAAGCCCTCAGCGCAGCCGGGCATGAGTACCGCTACGCCAGCTGCGATGCCAAAAACGGATCACAAAACTCCTGCCCAAAGCCACAAAGATGATGACAATAAGTTTGATCATATTACGATTGCCCAGCGCTTCATGGATCAACAGCGTTATGACAAAGCTATTGAAACCCTCAGTCGCGGCCTAAGCGAAAAACCGAATGATGGTCAATTATCTGTTAAATTACTCAGCATTTACGCGACTATTAATCAGCCAGAGAACTTTAACAAAGTTTATGATGCCATCAAGACGCAAAACGACTCAAAAAGTCTTGCGCTAGCTGATGAGTTAAAAGCTTTATTTTCGGAAGAGCAGAATCAAGTCGCAGCAAAAGAGGCACCCGTAGAAGATAATAGCCATTTTGAAAGCATAGATTTTGACTTACCGATTAATCAAATTGATAGTAAGAACGCGCTATCTGATCAGCCAGCAACCTCTGAAGACAACCGTAGTACGCTGATAGATGACAGCATGTCTAATTCGGCAGTAACAAACACATCTTATGAGTCCAGTCTTACTAGCGACAATGTAGAAGATAACTTTGATCTTACGCTGAGTGATTTAGAGAGTAATATTAGCGCATCTGAGGCGACTGATACGGCGCCAGTCACATCACCATTAGAGATGATGGACGATGAAAGCCTGAACACTGCCAATATCGACAGAACTGATAATGATGTCGCGGTGTCCGCAGAAGATAATGATCTTAGTGATCTTAGTGATTTTGACTTCAGCTTTGATTCATCTGAAGAAACTGATGCGCAGGCAACGGATTCTGTCATTCCAGACCGCCCTGATAGTATCAACGATGAAATGACGCTAGAAGATGACGCGTTCATTTTAGACTTTGATGATCTAGCAACTGATGTCGATAAAGGTGTTGACGAAACTGCTGAAGCATTGTCTATCAACACTGTCCAAAATGACGAAGAAAATGATTTCACTTTGTCTTTAGACAGTCTCGATGCACCAAACAACATAGAAACATTAACAGAAAGCGAAGCGCCTGTACTTGAAGAAAATAGTGATACTGATAACTTCATTATTGAAGAAGATCGTTTTGAAACTGAGAGCTTTGAAACTGAAGGCTTTGAAAATATTAATCTCGAAGCACAATCGCTTGATAATAATGATTCAGAATATGCTCTTGCTGAAGAATCTAGTGTTACACCGACAGCCCCGTTGCTATTCGATGATAACTCTTTATTAGACAATGAATTCGATACTCACTCTTCAACAGCACTCAGCCCAGTTGCTCCAATTGAGGACGAGTCTACCCTTACCGCCGAAGATGCTGCTGAAACAGCAGAAGACTTCTCCTCGCGCTTTGCGGCTGACTTTGACTTTGTCAAATCATTAGATAGCACTCAAGTTACGCTAGATTTGGCAGGCCAATATTTACAATTGGGTGAATACGACAGTGCCAAACGCTTATTGAATGAGGTATCAATTCAGGGCACTAGCGAGCAACAGAACCAAGCAAAAGTATTACTAGATCGTACTGCGTAA
- a CDS encoding ferredoxin--NADP reductase, translating into MSKLRTETVTEVHHWNDALFSIKTTRDDGLRFRNGEFAMIGIVVDGRPLLRAYSIASPNYEDHLEFFSIKVQDGPLTSRLQHIKVGDELLVSKKPTGTLVLDDLLPGKNLYMLSTGTGLAPFLSLARDPEVYERFEKIILVHGVRHVDDLAYRDMFENELPNDEIFGEWYREKFIYYPTVTREDFKNQGRVTDLMTSGKLFEDIGLPPMNKEDDRVMICGSMPFNAEVSAILDDFGLTVSPRMGVQADYTVERAFVG; encoded by the coding sequence ATGTCAAAACTTCGCACCGAAACGGTCACAGAGGTTCATCACTGGAATGACGCTCTATTTAGCATCAAGACAACTCGCGACGATGGCCTGCGCTTTCGTAATGGCGAATTTGCGATGATCGGAATCGTTGTCGATGGCAGACCGCTATTGCGCGCTTATTCGATTGCTAGCCCGAACTACGAAGATCACTTAGAATTCTTTTCTATCAAAGTTCAAGATGGCCCATTAACCTCGCGCTTGCAGCATATCAAAGTCGGTGACGAGCTGTTGGTCAGCAAAAAACCAACGGGAACTTTGGTACTAGATGATTTACTGCCTGGCAAAAACCTTTATATGCTCTCTACAGGCACTGGACTGGCGCCATTTTTATCGTTGGCACGTGATCCTGAAGTCTATGAACGCTTTGAAAAAATCATCTTGGTACATGGTGTGCGCCATGTCGATGATTTGGCGTATCGTGATATGTTTGAAAATGAGTTACCTAACGACGAGATCTTTGGTGAATGGTACCGTGAAAAATTCATCTACTACCCAACAGTGACTCGTGAGGATTTCAAAAATCAAGGTCGCGTGACTGACTTAATGACCTCAGGAAAGCTCTTTGAAGACATTGGCTTACCACCGATGAATAAAGAAGACGACCGTGTCATGATCTGCGGTAGCATGCCATTTAATGCTGAAGTTTCAGCGATTTTGGACGATTTTGGTTTGACCGTTTCACCACGCATGGGTGTCCAAGCAGATTATACCGTTGAACGTGCTTTTGTAGGTTAA
- the dinB gene encoding DNA polymerase IV, with translation MTTSINASPRKIIHIDMDAFYASVEQRDFPELRGKPLVVGGDPSGRGVVAAASYEVRKFGVRSAMSCYEARKRCPEVIFVRPRFEVYRAVSSDIRQIMYRLTPHVEPLSLDEAYLDVTGLQVHKGSATLMANWLRAQILAHTGLTASAGVSFNKMLAKIASDINKPNGTAIITPADADVFISTLPIERFHGIGKATAKRLHAMGVSTGADLKRMQAAVLVQEFGKRGQFYHDIAHGRDERAVKSERAHKSVGSETTFKDNLSNNHELRIQIYEQNADAFHQLQQKQLVAYTITLKVKYADFTQITRSHTLSTAFNSADSAHYWLDKLFLDIPRELPIRLVGVTFSSLTPATQLLPQLNLFE, from the coding sequence ATGACAACTTCTATAAATGCTAGCCCCCGTAAAATCATTCATATAGACATGGATGCTTTTTATGCCAGTGTGGAGCAGCGTGACTTTCCTGAACTGCGCGGTAAGCCACTGGTGGTTGGTGGCGATCCAAGTGGTCGCGGTGTGGTCGCAGCAGCCAGCTATGAAGTACGTAAATTTGGTGTACGCTCTGCCATGTCTTGTTATGAGGCGCGTAAACGTTGCCCAGAAGTCATTTTTGTTAGGCCACGCTTTGAGGTTTATCGCGCAGTTAGTAGCGATATCCGCCAGATTATGTACCGCTTAACGCCACATGTTGAACCATTGTCTCTAGATGAGGCGTATCTCGATGTTACAGGGCTCCAAGTCCATAAAGGCTCAGCGACCTTGATGGCGAACTGGCTAAGGGCACAAATACTAGCGCATACTGGATTAACGGCCTCAGCAGGTGTGTCGTTTAACAAGATGCTGGCTAAAATTGCCTCTGATATCAATAAGCCCAATGGTACGGCAATTATCACGCCGGCGGACGCTGATGTTTTTATCAGTACGCTACCTATCGAGCGCTTTCATGGTATTGGTAAAGCCACTGCCAAGCGCTTACATGCGATGGGTGTAAGTACTGGCGCGGATCTCAAGCGAATGCAAGCGGCTGTCTTGGTGCAGGAGTTCGGCAAGCGTGGACAGTTTTATCACGATATTGCCCATGGGCGTGATGAGCGTGCTGTCAAATCTGAGCGCGCGCATAAATCTGTGGGTTCTGAGACCACATTCAAAGACAATCTAAGTAATAACCATGAATTACGTATACAAATTTATGAACAGAATGCCGATGCCTTTCATCAACTACAACAAAAACAGTTGGTCGCCTATACCATTACTTTAAAAGTTAAATACGCAGACTTCACTCAAATCACCCGCTCACACACGCTATCGACTGCCTTTAACAGTGCTGATTCTGCCCATTATTGGTTGGACAAACTGTTTTTAGACATTCCTCGTGAGCTACCTATCCGCTTAGTCGGTGTTACTTTCTCTTCATTAACACCTGCCACCCAATTGTTGCCGCAGTTAAATTTGTTTGAATAA
- the truA gene encoding tRNA pseudouridine(38-40) synthase TruA, whose protein sequence is MSEINSSKAETPTTYTLAIAIEFLGTRYHGWQRQREVLGVQEALETAIGKVANEAVEVVAAGRTDASVHASNMIAHFTTRAYRPTHNWLRGVNSLLPDDIALRWIQPMPDDFHARFGAIARRYRYITLNQAQRPAILNHQVTHIYEPLDLAAMQLAAAEIVGTHDFSSYRAAACQSNQPVRSVSHARLFAHGQFIVFDIQADGFLHHMVRNLMGTLYAIGRHELQPEAFLDILAKKDRTIAPPTASGDGLYFINAYYPEHFQQRLPNAPLTPIWLNLPD, encoded by the coding sequence ATGTCCGAGATTAACAGCAGCAAAGCTGAAACGCCCACAACCTATACATTAGCCATTGCAATTGAGTTTTTGGGGACGCGCTATCATGGCTGGCAGCGACAACGAGAAGTATTAGGCGTACAAGAAGCGTTAGAAACCGCTATCGGTAAAGTTGCAAATGAGGCGGTAGAGGTCGTCGCGGCTGGTCGTACCGATGCAAGCGTCCATGCCAGCAATATGATTGCCCACTTTACGACACGTGCCTATCGTCCTACTCATAACTGGCTGCGCGGAGTAAACAGTCTATTGCCTGATGATATCGCCCTGCGGTGGATTCAACCAATGCCTGACGACTTTCATGCGCGTTTTGGTGCCATTGCCCGTCGCTATCGCTACATCACGCTGAATCAAGCACAGCGCCCTGCTATTTTGAATCACCAAGTCACTCATATCTATGAACCGCTCGATTTAGCAGCGATGCAACTGGCGGCGGCTGAGATCGTCGGTACTCACGATTTTAGTAGCTACCGCGCCGCTGCTTGCCAGTCTAATCAGCCGGTACGCTCAGTCAGTCACGCAAGACTCTTTGCCCATGGTCAGTTTATTGTTTTTGATATTCAAGCAGATGGATTTTTGCATCATATGGTTCGTAACTTAATGGGTACCTTGTATGCCATCGGTCGACACGAATTGCAGCCAGAAGCCTTTTTAGATATTTTAGCCAAAAAAGATCGTACTATCGCACCGCCTACTGCCTCTGGTGATGGTCTATACTTTATCAATGCTTACTATCCTGAGCATTTTCAACAACGACTGCCAAATGCTCCTTTAACCCCTATTTGGCTAAATTTACCTGACTGA
- a CDS encoding L,D-transpeptidase family protein yields the protein MYQLKKISTAVAMIGFSTAVFMGQSVAAPLDSVNANNQALINNSDNQAPTNNDEASISKNNANKANAAEEVSPVTNGISQKLVRDSKTANASNKFLPTIKYTTDNLSVAAQKVNNATWKEGMNIDRIIGTKLQALLNWHHNGVGPVDGYWGKNTRKAMQAFQQANDLAVTDTLNNETWQALTKNEKLTVQPVLVSYQITDADVNIKMTEIPVGAEAKSKLEGLYYESITEGLAEKFHISESYLKALNPKASFTAGETITVYNPGNPNTKPVSRVVADKATETLYAYDDKDNLVASYPTTVGSTATPSPTGTHTVEVKVHEPNYTYTAKDGSKSILPPGPNNPVGSVWIGLSKPSYGIHGSPDPDRISRQASAGCIRLTNWDALALLGVIQNGATVEFK from the coding sequence GTGTATCAATTAAAAAAAATCAGCACAGCAGTAGCGATGATCGGTTTTTCTACGGCAGTTTTCATGGGGCAGAGCGTTGCAGCACCACTGGATAGTGTAAATGCTAACAATCAAGCACTGATCAATAACTCTGACAACCAAGCACCGACCAATAACGATGAAGCCAGTATTAGCAAAAATAATGCTAATAAGGCGAATGCTGCTGAAGAGGTCAGCCCCGTGACCAATGGCATTAGCCAAAAGCTAGTACGTGATAGCAAAACCGCAAATGCTTCGAACAAATTTTTACCTACTATCAAGTATACGACAGACAATTTATCAGTTGCTGCGCAAAAGGTGAATAATGCCACTTGGAAAGAGGGGATGAATATCGACCGTATCATCGGTACTAAATTGCAAGCCTTATTAAATTGGCATCACAATGGTGTAGGCCCTGTTGATGGTTATTGGGGCAAAAATACCCGCAAGGCCATGCAAGCGTTTCAACAAGCAAATGATTTGGCAGTCACTGACACGCTAAACAACGAAACATGGCAAGCGCTGACAAAGAATGAAAAACTCACGGTGCAGCCAGTGCTAGTCAGCTATCAGATAACTGATGCGGATGTTAATATTAAAATGACAGAAATACCAGTTGGTGCTGAAGCCAAATCCAAACTTGAGGGATTGTATTACGAGAGCATCACGGAAGGGCTAGCAGAAAAATTCCATATTAGTGAAAGCTATCTCAAAGCGTTAAACCCTAAGGCTAGCTTTACGGCGGGTGAAACCATCACAGTCTATAATCCGGGCAATCCAAATACCAAGCCTGTCAGTCGAGTCGTTGCTGATAAAGCCACTGAAACGCTATATGCCTATGATGATAAAGACAACTTAGTTGCCAGCTACCCGACCACAGTAGGTAGTACGGCAACACCGTCACCAACAGGGACACATACGGTAGAGGTGAAGGTGCATGAGCCTAATTATACTTATACTGCTAAAGACGGTAGCAAGTCTATTCTTCCACCTGGCCCTAATAATCCAGTGGGCTCGGTATGGATTGGGCTTAGTAAGCCTTCTTATGGTATTCATGGCTCACCAGATCCTGACCGCATCAGCCGTCAAGCCTCAGCGGGTTGTATACGCCTGACAAATTGGGATGCACTTGCTTTGCTAGGGGTGATTCAAAACGGTGCGACTGTTGAGTTTAAATAG
- the infA gene encoding translation initiation factor IF-1 — protein sequence MAKDDIIEFEGEVIDTLPNTLFRVRLENGHEIIAHISGKMRKHYIRILTGDKVKVEMTPYDLSKGRITYRGKN from the coding sequence ATGGCAAAAGACGATATTATTGAATTTGAAGGCGAAGTCATTGACACCCTTCCGAATACCCTGTTTAGAGTTCGTTTAGAAAACGGACACGAAATCATTGCTCATATCTCAGGTAAGATGCGTAAGCATTATATCCGTATCTTGACAGGTGATAAAGTTAAGGTCGAAATGACACCTTATGACCTATCAAAAGGTCGTATTACTTATCGTGGCAAAAACTAA
- a CDS encoding asparaginase: protein MTNTLSNPVQLIYAGGTFGSYGRPLAPLSAEIFLPTLQKLLTDQDNANHLPQISWLDNALIKDSSQLTPNDFVHFYQLLLAAYAQGDRRFVLITGTDTLSYLGAFLAEAFAGSDICIVVTGSMRPLLDSEVIHSYDIDDHSDAWDNLSDSLKLAAAGESGVKIAFGGESWPAQTVQKIHSHDLMAFTGHSRAAYPANSYIKNLPDTLRQHWLDDQQAMIDHIESRAEQARIHALYCLPNDTEVMTSQLQALLSQPPCGIILLGFGAGNVPYSQALAEALELAYKNGHMVICASQSPFGGVSDSYAAGSWQYEYHVIAGGRLTIPAIYARLLWLLLRYDNPTRRRQRWLNNVNQAGITIKKR, encoded by the coding sequence ATGACAAATACATTATCCAATCCTGTCCAACTCATTTATGCTGGCGGTACTTTTGGTAGCTATGGACGACCCTTAGCACCGTTATCAGCAGAAATATTCTTACCGACTTTACAAAAGCTATTGACTGACCAAGATAACGCTAACCACTTGCCTCAAATCTCATGGCTGGATAATGCCTTAATTAAAGACAGTAGCCAACTTACCCCTAACGACTTTGTACATTTTTATCAGCTTTTGCTAGCAGCCTATGCACAAGGCGACAGGCGTTTTGTGCTCATCACTGGTACAGATACTTTGAGTTATTTGGGTGCGTTTTTAGCAGAAGCGTTTGCTGGCAGTGATATTTGTATAGTCGTCACTGGTAGTATGCGCCCACTGTTAGACAGCGAGGTGATACATTCCTATGATATCGATGACCATAGCGACGCATGGGATAACCTCAGCGATTCATTAAAACTGGCTGCTGCTGGTGAGTCGGGTGTGAAGATTGCTTTTGGCGGTGAGTCTTGGCCTGCGCAAACGGTACAAAAAATTCATAGCCATGATTTGATGGCATTTACGGGTCACTCCAGAGCCGCCTATCCTGCCAATAGTTATATCAAAAACTTACCGGATACCCTCCGCCAGCATTGGCTCGATGATCAGCAAGCAATGATTGACCATATCGAATCTCGAGCTGAGCAAGCACGCATTCATGCTTTATATTGCTTGCCAAACGACACTGAGGTAATGACTAGCCAGCTACAGGCATTATTATCACAGCCGCCATGTGGCATTATCCTATTAGGATTTGGCGCAGGTAATGTTCCTTATTCGCAAGCGCTAGCAGAGGCACTAGAGCTTGCTTATAAAAACGGCCACATGGTGATATGCGCTAGCCAATCTCCATTTGGCGGTGTCAGTGACAGCTATGCGGCTGGTAGTTGGCAATATGAGTATCATGTGATTGCTGGCGGACGCTTAACGATTCCCGCTATCTATGCACGATTATTATGGCTATTGCTGCGTTATGACAATCCCACTCGGCGCAGACAACGTTGGTTGAACAATGTCAATCAGGCGGGCATCACTATCAAAAAACGTTAG
- a CDS encoding FimV family protein, translating to MSCHLSHRLTTVHRAVSMALLCSVGYAALVSSAQAATIGKTVVTSAQHEPLAASIVVSDIRAADFSASLANSTIYQQMGLAQTDSMTVRFKPTSATSGQVFITTSQPVSTPFADVVLNINDKGQRNVIPKTLLMPLNSRLPIDTPKNIVTGAKKPNLPSVSSNTAKPLTVREGAPPPLTLSPILATTHSSTSELVASKLPAPNIQAPTTTPTSQGNNLAYAPSRLDNGRLNNVNTTLNANDNARNPTSRLDNGRLSANGNVTTMGNSNIDLNSAKNVANDTALVNNKTMPIDNSLSATTITDKQLDILNIQVTRQIQPSSKSEAGMMTASPIMPTPSDNKASTPKASLGTSNTAVATVPSSVTNNASISTAASTTTASQYQVQRNDSLWVIAQQIAQENDLDIQTVMKQIQTQNPDAFINKDAGQLKADAKLSLPSYDVVPSQQKLEAAIEAQRQYSRRANTPVVKKAAKAPSKKPSETNQVAKQRKKPMITKTQTLPKAQFSVLAPGRNGNADGTQATSAAATGNGLSTDILATLKASRQSTAAQAQQLSKTSSALDSYTRKIQLQNQKLAELQARLKKLRNQ from the coding sequence ATGTCTTGTCATTTATCTCATCGGTTGACTACGGTACATCGCGCGGTCTCGATGGCACTACTTTGTTCCGTAGGCTATGCGGCTCTCGTATCGAGTGCACAAGCTGCAACGATTGGCAAGACTGTTGTGACCTCTGCCCAGCATGAGCCGCTAGCTGCGAGCATTGTGGTCAGTGATATTCGAGCCGCTGACTTTTCAGCAAGTTTGGCAAACTCTACTATTTATCAGCAAATGGGCTTAGCCCAAACTGATTCGATGACCGTACGCTTTAAACCTACCTCAGCGACCAGCGGTCAAGTATTTATTACTACTTCACAACCTGTATCTACACCTTTTGCTGATGTGGTTTTGAACATAAATGATAAGGGTCAACGCAACGTCATTCCCAAGACATTGTTGATGCCGCTCAATAGCCGTTTGCCCATTGACACGCCTAAAAATATCGTTACTGGCGCAAAAAAACCGAATCTACCCAGTGTGTCCTCTAATACGGCTAAACCGTTGACTGTTAGAGAAGGTGCACCGCCGCCATTAACATTATCGCCCATACTAGCGACTACTCACTCGTCAACGAGCGAGTTGGTGGCGTCTAAATTGCCAGCACCTAATATCCAAGCACCTACAACGACTCCTACCTCGCAAGGCAACAATCTTGCTTATGCGCCTAGCCGGCTAGATAACGGTCGTTTAAACAACGTTAACACTACTCTTAACGCTAACGACAATGCTCGTAATCCAACCAGTCGATTAGACAATGGTCGCTTGAGTGCAAATGGCAACGTTACCACAATGGGTAACAGCAATATCGACCTCAATTCTGCTAAGAATGTAGCGAATGATACAGCCCTAGTCAATAACAAGACCATGCCAATAGATAATAGTCTATCAGCGACAACTATCACTGATAAACAGCTCGATATTCTGAATATTCAAGTCACTCGCCAGATACAGCCGAGTAGCAAATCAGAAGCTGGCATGATGACTGCTTCTCCTATTATGCCAACGCCGAGTGACAACAAAGCAAGTACACCAAAAGCCAGTCTTGGCACCAGCAATACGGCTGTCGCCACTGTCCCATCTAGTGTCACCAACAACGCCTCTATCAGTACGGCTGCCAGCACTACTACTGCGTCCCAATATCAAGTACAGCGCAATGATAGTCTATGGGTTATTGCACAGCAAATTGCGCAAGAAAATGACTTAGACATTCAAACAGTAATGAAGCAGATTCAGACGCAAAACCCTGATGCCTTTATTAATAAAGACGCGGGTCAACTCAAAGCAGATGCCAAGCTTAGCTTGCCCAGTTACGATGTTGTACCATCACAACAAAAACTAGAAGCGGCGATTGAGGCGCAAAGACAATATAGCCGCAGAGCAAACACACCTGTGGTAAAAAAGGCCGCAAAAGCACCCTCTAAAAAACCGTCTGAAACAAATCAAGTCGCTAAACAGCGTAAAAAACCCATGATTACTAAAACACAAACGCTGCCAAAAGCACAATTTTCAGTGCTCGCACCTGGCCGTAATGGCAACGCAGATGGCACCCAAGCAACATCAGCAGCGGCAACAGGCAATGGTCTCAGCACAGATATATTAGCCACGCTCAAGGCCTCAAGGCAAAGTACAGCAGCTCAAGCTCAGCAGCTGTCAAAAACCAGCAGTGCACTTGATAGCTATACAAGAAAAATTCAATTACAAAACCAAAAACTGGCTGAGCTCCAAGCTCGTCTCAAAAAATTACGCAATCAATAA
- the queA gene encoding tRNA preQ1(34) S-adenosylmethionine ribosyltransferase-isomerase QueA, which translates to MTDFHTVDSTTAASIDAEKNNNDLNYLSVDDYDYELPDSLIARYPLSQRSASKLLYLPANNQKDPALVEDRLFTELPELLNEGDLIVFNDTKVMKARLFGQKDTGGKLEVLIERLVDISDLETATLYVEAANDKAVNQEHIALCHVKASKALKLGQHLQLADGHMKAVMIGRQDNLFILAFDAPILPHLELYGELPIPPYFERHADETDNTRYQTVFHDPTKLASVAAPTASLHFDESVLSKLAAKGIRTAFVTLHVGAGTFAPVKTDNLLNHTMHSEYAHLPQATAELINQTHANGKQVIAIGTTVTRVLETAYQKTAVNGQPLSSWSGDTDIFIYPGFKFGVIDRLLTNFHLPKSTLLMLVSAFSGKDAIEHAYQHAIKEHYRFFSYGDAMLLDRKPY; encoded by the coding sequence ATGACCGATTTTCACACTGTAGATTCTACTACTGCCGCCTCAATTGATGCCGAAAAAAACAACAATGATTTGAATTATTTGAGCGTCGATGACTATGATTATGAGCTGCCAGATAGCCTGATTGCACGCTATCCTCTCTCACAGCGTTCTGCCTCAAAACTTTTGTATTTGCCCGCCAATAATCAAAAAGACCCTGCGCTTGTAGAAGATCGCTTATTCACTGAGTTACCTGAGTTATTAAATGAGGGTGATTTGATTGTATTTAATGATACAAAGGTGATGAAAGCACGTCTTTTTGGACAAAAGGATACTGGCGGTAAGCTTGAAGTATTGATTGAACGTTTGGTTGATATCTCAGATTTAGAGACAGCGACTTTATATGTAGAGGCTGCAAATGACAAAGCCGTGAATCAAGAACATATTGCACTTTGCCATGTTAAAGCCAGTAAAGCGCTCAAACTTGGACAACACTTGCAGCTTGCTGACGGTCATATGAAGGCGGTGATGATTGGTCGTCAAGACAACTTATTTATTTTAGCGTTTGATGCGCCGATCTTGCCGCATTTAGAGCTTTATGGTGAGCTGCCTATTCCCCCCTACTTTGAACGCCATGCGGATGAGACAGACAATACTCGTTATCAAACGGTCTTTCATGATCCAACCAAGCTTGCGAGTGTGGCTGCACCGACTGCAAGCTTACACTTTGATGAATCGGTACTGAGCAAACTTGCGGCAAAAGGTATTCGTACGGCTTTTGTGACTTTACACGTTGGCGCTGGTACATTTGCGCCAGTAAAAACGGACAACCTGCTCAATCACACCATGCATAGTGAATATGCACATTTACCACAAGCAACCGCTGAGCTCATCAACCAAACCCATGCGAATGGTAAACAAGTCATCGCTATTGGCACCACGGTCACACGCGTGCTCGAAACGGCATATCAAAAAACAGCCGTTAATGGGCAGCCTCTCTCCAGCTGGTCAGGTGATACCGATATATTCATTTACCCAGGGTTTAAGTTTGGTGTGATAGATCGACTATTGACCAATTTCCATTTACCCAAATCAACGTTATTAATGCTGGTGTCGGCATTTTCGGGTAAAGATGCCATTGAGCATGCTTATCAACATGCGATTAAAGAACACTATCGCTTCTTTAGTTATGGCGATGCAATGCTGCTCGACAGAAAGCCGTATTGA